One Trichomycterus rosablanca isolate fTriRos1 chromosome 12, fTriRos1.hap1, whole genome shotgun sequence DNA window includes the following coding sequences:
- the pknox1.1 gene encoding homeobox protein PKNOX1.1 → MEEVMDININSDLKYEDPYIEEIYYTVLSEHQMEMYKASIYRHQLFPLLVSLLEKCEQSTQSSKCVSAGSFDIDIANFVKNFKTEDKALLGEDPELDHLMLKAIQVLRIHLLELEKVSDLCEDFCNRYISCVIKINHETLLSDDSDNSFSPLQNQTLQSHGDEGSFSTSDLQQGSFTRTTANQPQVVSGAQDYQSVTEVPSNGYEVTLAISNSGMHVHPSQHLQLNGVCRNDSTDRSSKRKRGVFSKQATKVMRSWLFQHITHPYPTEDEKKQIASQTNLTLLQINNWFINARRRILPMLSYTETNKTKKKTPQMPPDRPQQRLWVDPAASSATQEQLVMEDVRMGEDGFNALSSDGATLAVQQVMMGNQSEEETDYSEDDVTELGLSART, encoded by the exons ATGGAGGAAGTAATGGATATAAACATAAATTCAGACCTTAAATATGAAGACCCATATATTGAAGAAATCTACTACACTGTTCTGTCTGAGCATCAGATGGAAATGTACAAAGCCTCCATATACAG GCATCAGCTATTTCCACTTCTAGTCTCTCTGCTTGAGAAGTGCGAGCAGTCAACTCAGAGCTCAAAATGTGTATCGGCCGGGAGCTTTGACATCGATATCGCAAACTTTGTCAAGAACTTCAAGACAGAGGACAAGGCTTTGCTGGGTGAAGACCCTGAGCTGGACCATCTG ATGTTAAAGGCTATCCAAGTGCTGCGGATTCACCTGCTCGAGCTGGAGAAGGTTAGCGACCTGTGTGAGGACTTCTGCAACCGCTACATCTCCTGTGTCATCAAGATAAACCATGAAACTCTGCTGAGTGATGATTCAGACAATTCCTTCTCTCCCCTACAGAACCAG acACTACAATCACATGGTGATGAGGGCAGTTTTTCTACCTCTGACCTACAGCAGGGCAGCTTCACTAGAACGACGGCCAATCAGCCACAGGTTGTTTCAG GTGCTCAAGATTATCAGTCAGTCACAGAAGTCCCATCTAATGGATATGAAGTGACTCTGGCCATCTCCAACAGCGGAATGCACGTTCATCCCTCTCAG catttgcAGCTGAATGGGGTTTGCAGGAACGACAGCACAGACAGAAGCTCTAAAAGAAAGCGCGGCGTCTTTTCCAAGCAAGCCACCAAAGTCATGCGTTCCTGGCTGTTCCAGCACATCACG CACCCTTATCCTACTGAAGACGAGAAGAAGCAGATCGCGTCTCAAACCAATCTAACTCTGCTACAGATCAATAACTG GTTCATTAACGCACGGAGGCGGATTCTTCCCATGCTGAGCTACACGGAGACGAACAAAACCAAGAAGAAAACCCCACAGATGCCACCGGATCGCCCTCAACAGCGCCTCTGGGTCGACCCGGCTGCCTCGTCTGCGACCCAGGAACAGCTCGTCATGGAGGATG TCAGGATGGGTGAAGACGGCTTCAACGCCCTCTCGTCGGATGGCGCTACGCTCGCTGTGCAGCAGGTCATGATGGGTAATCAGAGTGAGGAGGAAACCGACTACAGTGAAGACGACGTCACAGAGCTGGGCCTGAGTGCCCggacctga
- the tmprss3a gene encoding transmembrane protease serine 3, which produces MADPEVDPEASAVEAPLANGENTVPHETAEDAEQTDNAKIEELPFTDQNHLSSTPSTLENHEGSMSVENTNKPGCTSTDGISGQPAQPCSAVPITKVQPFLSGGLADEKTLRGCLFARRMEILIGACVLLAIIFVLAVGLGVGLSCRGKFRCSSSVCVSISAQCDGHVDCEHGEDELSCVRVSGKSSVLQILTGGVWSTVCSDLWDPDLGFSACKQLGYSSHVESGSLPLSTIEQDLRINLVSINLSLSSPLHAIKIHNASNLSQTKCSSGRIVTLKCIKCGSRPQYSARIVGGNLSREGQFPWQVSLHFQREHLCGGSIVEAQWILTAAHCVYGFAYPQLWSVLAGLTEQPVSSGSYLTVEKIIYHRRYRPKGLDHDIALLKLSQRLNFNGFIEPICLPSFFEEFEDGKMCWISGWGATEDGGEASVSLHSARVPLISTKACSQPEVYQGYISPGMICAGYLDGGTDSCQGDSGGPLACEDSVWKLVGTTSWGQGCAERNKPGVYTRITQALTWIHQQMEREETLNPSPISSDNSDSSQPNLTLPR; this is translated from the exons ATGGCTGACCCAGAGGTGGATCCTGAAGCCAGTGCTGTGGAGGCTCCACTAGCAAACGGAGAAAATACAGTCCCACATGAAAcg GCTGAAGACGCTGAACAAACAGACAATGCAAAAATCGAGGAGCTTCCTTTCACAGATCAGAATCATTTATCATCCACTCCCAGCACCCTGGAGAACCATGAGGGCAGCATGTCTGTGGAAAACACCAATAAACCCGGGTGTACGAGCACTGACGGGATATCAGGTCAACCAGCACAACCATGTTCAGCAGTGCCCATCACTAAGGTCCAGCCTTTTCTGTCAG GCGGTCTGGCCGATGAAAAGACACTCAGAGGATGTTTGTTTGCTCGGAGAATGGAAATATTAATCGGCGCCTGTGTGTTGCTCGCCATCATCTTCGTGCTGGCCGTCGGTCTGGGAG TGGGTCTGAGCTGCAGGGGGAAGTTCCGGTGCAGCTCATCAGTGTGTGTCAGCATCTCCGCACAGTGTGATGGACACGTGGACTGTGAACATGGTGAAGATGAGCTCAGCTGTG tgcgTGTGAGTGGGAAGAGTTCAGTGCTGCAGATTCTGACTGGAGGGGTCTGGAGTACCGTGTGCTCTGACCTCTGGGACCCTGACCTGGGATTCTCTGCCTGCAAACAGCTGGGTTACTCCAG TCACGTGGAGTCCGGTTCCCTTCCTCTTTCCACAATCGAACAAGACCTTCGCATTAACCTGGTGTCCATTAACCTGAGCCTGTCGAGTCCACTACATGCCATCAAGATACACAATGCATCCAATCTGAG TCAAACTAAATGCAGTTCAGGAAGAATCGTAACTCTAAAGTGCATAA aatGTGGATCCAGACCTCAGTACAGTGCACGTATAGTGGGGGGTAACCTCTCACGAGAGGGTCAGTTTCCCTGGCAGGTGAGTCTTCACTTTCAGAGAGAGCATCTATGTGGAGGCTCGATAGTAGAAGCACAGTGGATATTAACAGCCGCACACTGTGTTTATGG CTTTGCGTACCCCCAGTTGTGGTCAGTGCTCGCTGGACTAACAGAGCAGCCGGTCAGCAGTGGCAGTTATCTCACAGTGGAGAAGATTATTTATCACAGACGTTACAGACCTAAAGGCCTGGACCACGACATCGCTCTGCTGAAACTCTCACAGCGGCTGAACTTCAACG GTTTCATCGAGCCCATCTGCCTGCCAAGCTTTTTCGAGGAGTTTGAGGATGGGAAGATGTGCTGGATCTCAGGATGGGGAGCCACCGAGGACGGAG GTGAAGCCAGCGTGTCTCTGCATTCTGCCAGGGTGCCGCTGATCTCCACGAAGGCCTGCAGCCAGcctgaagtctaccaaggctaCATCTCCCCCGGAATGATCTGTGCTGGATACCTGGACGGAGGAACGGACTCCTGTCAG GGGGACAGTGGTGGTCCTCTGGCCTGTGAGGACTCTGTGTGGAAGCTGGTGGGGACGACAAGCTGGGGTCAGGGCTGTGCCGAGAGAAACAAACCTGGAGTTTATACACGGATCACACAAGCTCTCACCTGGATCCACCAGCAGATGGAG AGAGAAGAAACACTGAACCCGTCGCCTATCAGTTCAGACAACTCAGACAGCAGCCAGCCAAATCTGACTCTTCCAAGATGA
- the fgf9 gene encoding fibroblast growth factor 4A: MSIKRESETDALHAHLFKKASAHQLLYCPVGIGYHLEILSNGSVQGVHEPTEHSQVRVFAMKPGVVGIQGVKSGLSLCMNKEGITRGMKQFSPDCLFKENLEENHYTTYSSADHPGLYLALSHRGQLKRGNTTGPHDISTHFLPRSVSGN, encoded by the exons ATGAGTATCAAGAGGGAATCAGAAACGG ATGCACTACATGCTCATCTATTTAAAAAGGCCAGCGCCCACCAGCTTCTCTACTGTCCTGTTGGGATTGGTTACCATCTAGAGATCTTGAGCAATGGAAGTGTGCAGGGTGTGCACGAGCCAACCGAGCACA GTCAGGTGAGAGTGTTTGCAATGAAGCCTGGCGTAGTGGGCATTCAAGGAGTAAAGAGCGGACTGTCTTTATGTATGAATAAAGAAGGAATTACACGAGGAATG AAGCAGTTTTCTCCGGACTGTCTGTTTAAAGAGAACCTGGAGGAGAACCACTACACAACATACTCGTCCGCAGATCATCCAGGCCTGTACCTGGCCCTTTCGCACCGAGGACAGCTTAAGAGAGGAAACACGACAGGACCGCATGATATCAGCACACACTTCTTACCTCGAAGCGTCTCAGGGAACTAA